Proteins encoded together in one Gemmatimonadetes bacterium T265 window:
- the cheC44H gene encoding CheY-P-specific phosphatase CheC: MTLAPVRPAVNGYRVDDPRTLNAVQRDALREVANIGAGHAATALSQITGSPIMISVPTVHVAALGDIAPQLASESEFVAAVLMDVMGDLTGRTLLMLPKPTVLRLAERMLRRPVGASVALGEMERSALREAGNILSGAYLNALSDFMGLVVLPSPPLLALDRASSVLTPSFLRLDTVAEYVFVVETEFVIKDVADRLHGFFLLLPDPPSLGLILRATRVA; encoded by the coding sequence GTGACCCTCGCCCCCGTCCGCCCCGCTGTCAACGGCTATCGCGTAGACGACCCGCGCACGCTGAACGCCGTCCAGCGCGACGCGCTGCGCGAGGTCGCGAACATCGGCGCCGGCCACGCGGCGACGGCGCTCTCGCAGATCACCGGCAGTCCGATCATGATCAGCGTGCCGACGGTCCACGTCGCGGCGCTGGGCGACATCGCGCCCCAGCTCGCGTCGGAGAGCGAGTTCGTGGCCGCGGTGCTCATGGACGTCATGGGCGACCTTACCGGACGCACGCTGCTGATGCTCCCGAAGCCGACCGTGCTTCGGCTTGCGGAGCGCATGCTCCGCCGACCGGTCGGCGCGTCGGTCGCACTCGGCGAGATGGAACGGTCGGCGCTTCGCGAGGCGGGGAACATCCTGAGCGGCGCGTACCTGAACGCGCTCAGCGACTTCATGGGGCTCGTCGTCCTTCCCTCGCCGCCGCTGCTCGCGCTCGATCGGGCGTCGAGCGTGCTCACGCCGTCGTTCCTCCGACTCGACACCGTCGCCGAGTACGTGTTCGTCGTCGAGACGGAGTTCGTGATCAAGGACGTCGCCGACCGGCTGCACGGGTTCTTTCTGCTCCTGCCCGACCCGCCGTCGCTCGGCCTCATCCTGCGCGCGACGCGCGTCGCGTAG
- the rluD gene encoding pseudouridine synthase, which yields MSGTHELDVADDAIGERLDLFVAQRLAISRTQAATLIANARVAVDGRREKASWRLRPRETVIVDVPAPIGRDLVGEDIPLAIVHEDDDLVVVDKPAGMVVHPAPGNWTGTLVNALVGRGQSLDAGGSHERPGLVHRIDKDTSGLLVVAKTERAHRVLSAAIAARTVTRRYAAACWGHVTAERFTVEKSVARDPRNRQRMAVVATGKPARTDFTRLARGDAGDLLRARLHTGRTHQIRVHLASLGHPVLGDDVYGGGGGRRLVALPPRRHFLHAAELRFRHPADGREMVFRASLPDDLRRALATLVGDPALDQLPDPLEHFGFYADD from the coding sequence ATGTCCGGCACGCACGAGCTGGACGTCGCGGACGACGCGATCGGCGAGCGCCTCGACCTCTTCGTCGCGCAGAGGCTCGCCATCTCGCGCACGCAGGCCGCGACGCTCATCGCCAACGCGCGCGTGGCCGTCGACGGCCGTCGCGAGAAGGCTAGTTGGCGACTACGTCCCCGCGAGACCGTCATTGTGGACGTCCCCGCACCCATCGGCCGCGATCTCGTCGGCGAGGACATCCCGCTCGCGATCGTCCACGAGGACGACGACTTGGTCGTCGTCGACAAGCCGGCCGGGATGGTAGTCCATCCGGCGCCTGGGAATTGGACGGGGACGCTCGTCAACGCGCTCGTCGGTCGCGGGCAATCGCTCGACGCGGGGGGCTCGCACGAGCGACCCGGCCTCGTTCACCGGATCGACAAGGACACTTCGGGGCTTCTGGTCGTCGCGAAAACGGAGCGTGCGCATCGCGTTCTCTCCGCGGCCATCGCCGCGCGGACGGTCACGCGCCGGTACGCCGCGGCGTGTTGGGGGCACGTGACCGCCGAGCGGTTCACGGTCGAAAAGTCGGTCGCGCGCGACCCGCGTAATCGGCAGCGCATGGCCGTGGTCGCGACCGGAAAACCGGCGCGCACCGACTTCACACGCCTCGCGAGGGGCGACGCGGGGGACCTGCTGCGCGCCCGTCTGCACACGGGTCGCACGCACCAGATCCGCGTCCACCTTGCGAGCTTGGGGCACCCGGTACTCGGCGACGACGTGTACGGCGGCGGCGGCGGGCGCCGGCTTGTCGCGCTGCCGCCGCGGCGCCACTTCCTGCACGCGGCCGAGCTGCGCTTCCGCCATCCTGCCGACGGGCGCGAGATGGTGTTTCGCGCGTCGCTGCCGGACGACCTGCGCCGCGCGCTCGCCACGCTCGTCGGCGATCCCGCGCTCGACCAGCTGCCGGACCCGCTCGAACACTTCGGGTTCTACGCCGACGATTAA
- a CDS encoding dihydropteroate synthase, with amino-acid sequence MAGEHAAADAPVGDSAGWRVGGGTLSLARPFVVGILNVTPDSFSDGGRYDDVGRALAHADALVADGADMLDVGGESTRPHNTPVTAAEERARVVPVIAAVRRAHPSLPISVDTVKAEVARAAVEAGADVVNDVSGLRLDPALGAVCATAGAGVILMHSRGPVAEMATYQHAEYVDVLAEVTAELTHAVARATDAGIAREAIVLDPGVGFAKRTADSLRVLAGLPRLAVLGRPLLVGASRKRFIGEVSGVADPAARVCGGVGAHVVALARGARLFRVHDVRAHREALDVAWAVLGET; translated from the coding sequence GTGGCCGGTGAACACGCGGCCGCGGACGCGCCCGTCGGGGACTCCGCCGGCTGGCGCGTCGGCGGCGGCACGCTTTCCCTCGCGCGCCCGTTCGTCGTCGGCATCCTGAACGTCACGCCCGACAGCTTCAGCGACGGCGGCCGCTACGACGACGTCGGACGCGCCCTCGCGCACGCGGACGCGCTCGTTGCGGACGGCGCCGACATGCTCGACGTCGGCGGCGAGTCGACCCGGCCGCACAACACCCCGGTCACGGCGGCCGAGGAACGCGCGCGCGTCGTTCCTGTGATCGCGGCCGTGCGTCGCGCCCACCCGTCACTGCCGATCTCGGTCGACACCGTGAAAGCGGAGGTGGCGCGCGCGGCCGTCGAGGCTGGCGCGGACGTCGTCAACGACGTGTCCGGCCTCCGGCTCGACCCGGCGCTCGGCGCGGTCTGCGCAACTGCCGGGGCAGGCGTGATTCTCATGCACTCGCGCGGCCCCGTCGCGGAGATGGCGACGTATCAACATGCCGAGTACGTGGACGTGCTGGCGGAGGTCACGGCGGAGTTGACGCATGCGGTCGCGCGTGCGACCGATGCGGGCATTGCCCGCGAGGCGATTGTCCTTGACCCCGGGGTCGGGTTCGCGAAGCGTACCGCCGACTCGCTCCGCGTGCTGGCGGGCCTTCCGCGCCTCGCGGTGCTCGGACGGCCGCTGCTCGTCGGCGCGTCCCGGAAGCGCTTCATCGGCGAGGTGAGCGGCGTCGCCGACCCTGCGGCCCGCGTGTGCGGGGGCGTCGGCGCGCACGTCGTCGCGCTCGCGCGCGGCGCGCGGCTGTTCCGCGTCCACGACGTGCGCGCCCACCGCGAGGCGCTCGACGTCGCCTGGGCGGTCCTCGGCGAGACGTGA
- a CDS encoding YggS family pyridoxal phosphate enzyme, with amino-acid sequence MSLPDMHLAPHAPATASAVADRVAEARARIADAVRRGGHGQHVTLVAVTKTHGPDVVADAWAAGVHDVGENRVQEALGKIAAVDVPVRWHLIGHLQRNKVRQVDRFALIHSCDSARLADALHEHGVARRRPVDVLLQVNVSGETSKGGYDVDLLRPEAERLTTQAGVVVRGVMTIAPLDADERTLRAIFAGSRAARAVLADVGHPAVDLSMGMSGDYEIAVEEGATLVRLGSALFGARG; translated from the coding sequence ATGTCGTTGCCGGACATGCACCTAGCGCCGCACGCCCCGGCGACCGCGTCCGCCGTCGCCGACCGCGTGGCCGAGGCGCGGGCGCGCATCGCGGACGCGGTCCGGCGCGGCGGACACGGGCAGCACGTCACGCTCGTCGCGGTGACGAAGACGCACGGACCCGACGTCGTCGCCGACGCGTGGGCCGCGGGCGTGCACGACGTGGGCGAAAACCGCGTGCAGGAGGCGCTCGGGAAGATCGCCGCCGTGGACGTACCCGTCCGCTGGCACCTCATCGGCCACCTCCAGCGCAACAAGGTCCGGCAGGTCGACCGCTTCGCCCTGATCCACTCGTGCGACAGTGCGCGGCTCGCCGACGCGCTGCACGAGCACGGCGTCGCGCGCCGGCGCCCGGTCGACGTGCTGCTGCAGGTCAACGTCAGCGGCGAGACGTCGAAGGGCGGCTACGACGTCGACCTGCTCCGCCCCGAAGCCGAGCGCCTCACCACCCAGGCGGGCGTGGTCGTGCGCGGCGTCATGACCATCGCGCCGCTCGACGCGGACGAGCGCACGCTGCGGGCGATCTTCGCCGGCTCCCGCGCCGCCCGCGCGGTCCTGGCCGACGTCGGACACCCCGCCGTCGACCTCTCGATGGGCATGAGCGGCGACTACGAGATCGCGGTCGAGGAAGGCGCGACGCTCGTCCGGCTCGGCAGCGCCCTCTTCGGCGCCCGCGGCTGA
- the ileS gene encoding isoleucine--tRNA ligase, whose protein sequence is MSVVPDARYPTLAADRPQRELEEAMLARWREERLFERVQAARAGGPPFVFYEGPPTANGRPGIHHVFARTVKDLVCRHRTMRGRHVPRKAGWDTHGLPVEIEIEKALGISGKRDIERVGVAEFNRLCRESVFRYREEWERLSARMAYWLDYADPYVTYSNDYVESAWWALATLHARGLLYQGHKILPYCPRCETTLSSHEVAQGYKDVDDPSVYVALDLVPGDGEATAGRRRILVWTTTPWTLVSNTALAVNPALEYVELRRRGRDASADDGGTILLAAARAPGVLGADWTDRWDVVSRLRGGELAGRRYRRPLDWVAYPAEGAAGAGAHELIVAEDFVSAEEGSGVVHMAPAFGADDYAAGQRHGLAFLQPVNARGEFDEAVPVVGGVRVRDAAATIIDELRARDVLWKASSFLHSYPHCWRCGTPLLYYARSSWFVRTTAYKDAMLARNARVDWHPESVGTGRFGSWLENNIDWAVSRDRYWGTPLPLWVNDADPTEVEAIGSYAQLAEKVGRALPDDFDPHKPYIDAYTWPAPSGTGTMRRVPEVVDAWFDSGSMPFAQWHFPFENRDVVARQFPADFIAEGQDQTRGWFYSLLAIATGLGDALPNNAGEPAAPYRSVVVNGVVLDADEKKMSKSLGNTVDPWAVMERHGADAARLFFVTRSEVWNQLPFDEAQIRQTAGNFLVTLKNVYAFFSLYANFGWAPSDADPAVADRPGLDRWVLGRLAALERDADALLGALDPTAAARRVVEFFDADVSKWYLRLTRARFYDVTTDDQRAAFATLREVLLVTARLLAPFTPFLADWVHRALTGGLDAGESVHLAPYVRPHADALGDDADALAAAMDAVRRLVNLGRAGREAVGIGVRQPLATLVAVAPVHEAHVTEALHALAPLLAAELNVKAVQWATSGDALVTLEAKPNFRSLGKRFGKSTPLAARAVSALGTDALHAFERGEPVFIAVDGVDHPLETDDLAIVRRAAGAYAVEEEGGYVAALDAAVTPELRAEGLAREVVSRVQRLRKESGLEVSDRIVLQLWGDASVEAAVRTHASYVAGEVLASTLAIDGGDGTTLSDGTAGGVDALASTVSRTLEIDGAVVHVLLRKTFS, encoded by the coding sequence GTGAGCGTCGTGCCCGACGCGCGTTACCCGACGCTCGCGGCGGACCGCCCGCAGCGGGAGCTCGAGGAGGCGATGCTTGCGCGCTGGCGCGAGGAGCGCCTCTTCGAACGCGTGCAGGCCGCGCGCGCCGGCGGCCCGCCGTTCGTCTTCTACGAGGGGCCGCCGACGGCGAACGGCCGCCCCGGCATCCACCACGTCTTCGCGCGCACCGTCAAGGACCTCGTCTGCCGCCACCGCACCATGCGCGGGCGCCACGTGCCGCGCAAGGCGGGCTGGGACACGCACGGGCTCCCCGTCGAGATCGAGATCGAGAAGGCGTTAGGCATCAGCGGCAAGCGGGACATCGAGCGCGTCGGCGTGGCCGAGTTCAACCGGCTCTGCCGCGAGAGCGTGTTCCGCTACCGGGAGGAGTGGGAGCGGCTCTCCGCCCGCATGGCGTACTGGCTCGACTACGCCGACCCGTACGTCACGTACTCCAACGACTACGTCGAGAGCGCGTGGTGGGCGCTCGCGACGCTGCACGCGCGCGGGCTGCTCTACCAGGGGCACAAGATCCTCCCGTACTGCCCGCGCTGCGAGACGACGCTCTCGAGCCACGAGGTCGCGCAGGGTTATAAGGACGTAGACGACCCGAGCGTCTACGTCGCGCTCGACCTCGTGCCCGGGGACGGGGAGGCGACCGCCGGCCGGCGCCGGATCCTCGTCTGGACGACGACGCCCTGGACGCTCGTCTCGAACACGGCCCTCGCGGTCAACCCCGCGCTCGAGTACGTCGAGCTCCGCAGACGCGGGCGCGACGCGTCGGCCGACGACGGCGGCACGATCCTGCTTGCCGCGGCGCGCGCGCCGGGCGTGTTAGGCGCGGACTGGACCGACCGGTGGGACGTCGTCTCGCGCCTGCGCGGGGGCGAGCTCGCCGGCCGCCGCTACCGCCGGCCCCTCGACTGGGTCGCGTACCCGGCCGAGGGCGCGGCGGGCGCGGGCGCCCACGAGCTGATCGTCGCGGAGGACTTCGTGTCGGCGGAGGAAGGCTCGGGCGTCGTGCACATGGCGCCCGCGTTCGGCGCGGACGACTACGCGGCCGGCCAGCGGCACGGCCTCGCGTTCCTGCAGCCGGTGAACGCGCGCGGCGAGTTCGACGAGGCGGTGCCGGTCGTCGGCGGCGTGCGCGTGCGCGACGCGGCCGCGACGATCATCGACGAACTCCGCGCGCGCGACGTGCTCTGGAAGGCGTCGAGCTTCCTGCACAGCTACCCGCACTGCTGGCGCTGCGGCACGCCGCTGCTCTACTACGCACGTTCGTCGTGGTTCGTCCGCACGACGGCGTACAAGGACGCGATGCTCGCGCGCAACGCGCGCGTCGACTGGCACCCCGAGAGCGTCGGGACCGGACGCTTCGGGTCGTGGCTCGAGAACAACATCGACTGGGCCGTCTCGCGCGACCGGTACTGGGGCACGCCGCTCCCGCTCTGGGTCAACGACGCCGACCCGACCGAAGTCGAAGCGATCGGGTCCTACGCGCAGCTCGCCGAGAAGGTCGGCCGCGCCCTCCCCGACGACTTCGACCCACACAAGCCCTATATCGACGCGTACACCTGGCCGGCGCCGAGCGGGACCGGGACGATGCGGCGCGTGCCGGAGGTCGTCGACGCGTGGTTCGACTCGGGGTCAATGCCCTTCGCCCAGTGGCACTTCCCGTTCGAGAACCGGGACGTCGTCGCACGGCAGTTCCCCGCCGACTTCATCGCCGAGGGGCAGGACCAGACGCGCGGCTGGTTCTACTCGCTGCTCGCGATCGCGACGGGACTGGGCGATGCGCTGCCCAACAACGCCGGCGAGCCGGCGGCGCCGTACCGGTCCGTCGTCGTGAACGGCGTCGTCCTCGACGCGGACGAGAAGAAGATGTCGAAGAGCCTCGGGAATACCGTCGACCCGTGGGCCGTGATGGAACGGCACGGGGCCGACGCGGCGCGACTCTTCTTCGTCACCCGCAGCGAGGTGTGGAACCAGCTCCCGTTCGACGAGGCCCAGATCCGCCAGACGGCGGGCAACTTCCTCGTCACGCTCAAGAACGTCTACGCGTTCTTCTCGCTCTACGCCAACTTCGGGTGGGCGCCGTCCGACGCCGACCCGGCCGTGGCGGACCGCCCGGGGCTCGACCGCTGGGTGTTAGGCCGGCTCGCCGCGTTGGAGCGCGACGCCGACGCGCTGCTCGGCGCGCTCGACCCGACCGCGGCCGCGCGCCGCGTGGTCGAGTTTTTCGACGCGGACGTCAGCAAGTGGTATCTCCGGCTCACCCGCGCCCGCTTCTACGACGTCACGACCGACGACCAGCGCGCCGCGTTCGCGACCCTGCGCGAAGTTCTGCTCGTCACCGCGCGCCTCCTCGCGCCGTTCACGCCGTTCCTCGCCGACTGGGTGCACCGCGCGCTGACCGGCGGCCTCGACGCGGGCGAAAGTGTGCACCTCGCGCCGTACGTGCGCCCGCACGCCGACGCCCTCGGCGACGACGCGGACGCGCTCGCCGCGGCGATGGACGCCGTCCGCCGCCTCGTCAACTTGGGACGTGCTGGGCGCGAGGCCGTCGGGATCGGCGTCCGCCAGCCGCTCGCCACGCTCGTCGCCGTCGCGCCGGTCCACGAAGCGCACGTGACCGAAGCGCTGCACGCCCTCGCGCCGCTGCTCGCGGCCGAGCTGAACGTGAAGGCCGTGCAGTGGGCAACGAGCGGTGATGCGCTCGTCACGCTCGAAGCCAAGCCGAACTTCCGCTCCCTCGGCAAACGGTTCGGCAAGTCGACACCCCTCGCGGCGCGGGCCGTCTCCGCGCTCGGCACCGACGCCCTCCACGCGTTCGAGCGCGGCGAGCCGGTCTTCATTGCCGTCGACGGCGTCGACCATCCACTCGAGACCGACGACCTCGCGATCGTCCGGCGCGCCGCGGGCGCGTACGCCGTGGAGGAGGAGGGCGGATACGTCGCGGCGCTCGACGCGGCGGTCACGCCCGAACTGCGGGCGGAGGGACTCGCCCGTGAGGTCGTCAGCCGGGTCCAACGCCTGCGAAAGGAGAGTGGGTTGGAGGTCAGCGACCGCATCGTACTCCAGCTCTGGGGTGACGCATCGGTCGAGGCCGCCGTCAGGACACACGCCAGTTACGTCGCCGGCGAGGTGCTCGCCTCGACGCTCGCGATCGACGGCGGCGACGGCACGACGCTGAGCGACGGAACCGCGGGCGGCGTCGACGCGCTAGCTTCTACGGTTTCGCGTACGCTGGAGATCGACGGCGCCGTCGTGCACGTCCTCCTCCGGAAGACCTTCAGCTAG
- the cheA gene encoding chemotaxis protein CheA — protein MDALFRSVHTVKGMSGAMGYAPVEAIAHALESALARLREGSADLRTRSVPAIVTALDTLEDSVEASIAPDHAADEQARVHDAVAALAMLATSPTDRSPQAIAPADVRRALPAAVASTMRVDVGSLDRLLDLAGDLTGVCDRLANAAAQSGDATLARAVADLGRVSGAFGDEVRSARLVAVAELLAELPRVVRQAAGATGKQVAFETHGGDVVADRAVIDALAEPLVHLLRNAVDHGIEAPAARVGAGKPPEGRVVVRAARDGNALVVQVADDGRGVDRDAVAARARARGGAVDGATDVRDGAVDDATLLECLALPGLTTAHTVGNISGRGVGVDAALARVRALGGALTLETAAGVGTTFTLRMPLAWAVVPALVARAGGAAFAIPLVHVRGTREASAADAGAPSLAAVLGAPVRAGGGPDAEIVLLAPASDAPAIAVAVDALVGTRDCVLKPVATPRGAFRIAAGATILDGGEVALVLDVPAVARRLATATPAATRAPT, from the coding sequence GTGGACGCGCTCTTCCGGAGCGTGCACACCGTGAAAGGGATGTCCGGGGCGATGGGGTACGCGCCGGTCGAAGCGATCGCGCACGCGCTCGAAAGCGCGCTCGCCCGACTTCGTGAGGGGTCGGCGGACCTCCGGACCCGGAGCGTGCCGGCGATCGTGACTGCGCTCGACACCCTCGAAGACTCGGTCGAGGCCAGCATCGCGCCGGATCACGCGGCGGACGAGCAAGCACGCGTGCACGACGCCGTTGCTGCGTTAGCAATGCTGGCGACCTCGCCGACCGATCGGTCGCCGCAGGCGATTGCGCCCGCCGACGTCCGCCGCGCGTTGCCGGCAGCCGTCGCGAGTACGATGCGCGTCGACGTCGGGTCGCTCGACCGCCTGCTCGACCTCGCGGGCGACCTCACGGGCGTGTGCGACCGGCTCGCCAACGCCGCCGCGCAGAGCGGCGACGCAACACTGGCGCGTGCGGTCGCCGACCTCGGGCGCGTTTCGGGCGCGTTCGGCGACGAGGTGCGCTCCGCACGGCTGGTCGCCGTCGCCGAGCTCCTCGCCGAGTTGCCACGAGTCGTGCGTCAGGCCGCGGGTGCGACGGGCAAACAGGTCGCGTTCGAGACGCACGGCGGCGACGTCGTCGCGGACCGCGCCGTGATCGACGCGCTCGCCGAGCCGCTCGTTCACCTGCTGCGCAACGCGGTCGACCACGGAATCGAGGCTCCTGCCGCGCGTGTCGGCGCCGGCAAACCGCCCGAGGGGCGCGTGGTCGTCCGGGCGGCGCGCGACGGGAACGCGCTCGTGGTCCAAGTCGCGGACGACGGGCGCGGTGTCGACCGCGACGCGGTAGCTGCGCGCGCGCGCGCCCGGGGCGGCGCGGTCGACGGCGCGACCGACGTTCGGGACGGCGCGGTCGACGACGCCACGCTCCTCGAATGTCTCGCCCTCCCCGGCCTCACGACCGCGCACACGGTCGGCAACATCTCGGGGCGGGGCGTCGGCGTGGACGCCGCGCTCGCGCGCGTGCGAGCGTTAGGCGGCGCGCTCACCCTTGAGACGGCCGCGGGCGTGGGAACGACGTTCACGCTCCGCATGCCCCTGGCGTGGGCGGTCGTGCCCGCGCTCGTCGCCCGCGCGGGCGGAGCCGCGTTCGCGATCCCGCTCGTTCACGTGCGCGGCACGCGCGAGGCGTCGGCCGCCGACGCGGGCGCGCCGTCGCTCGCCGCGGTACTCGGCGCGCCGGTGCGCGCCGGCGGCGGCCCGGACGCGGAGATTGTGCTGCTCGCGCCGGCGTCCGACGCGCCGGCGATTGCGGTCGCGGTCGACGCGCTCGTCGGCACCCGCGACTGCGTCCTGAAGCCCGTCGCGACGCCACGCGGTGCGTTCAGGATCGCCGCGGGAGCGACGATACTCGACGGCGGGGAAGTCGCGCTCGTCCTCGACGTCCCCGCCGTCGCGCGGCGCCTCGCGACCGCCACCCCCGCCGCCACGAGAGCCCCGACGTGA
- a CDS encoding RNA polymerase-binding protein DksA — translation MASSGPTAAPNAAGDATSPATFTPLSTKEIAHFEKRLLEERKRVLKELGHHGETFGANPQEAGGDLSSYSFHMADQGTDAMEREKAFLFASQEGRFMWHIDEALRRLYRSPETFGRCHSCGRNIAYERLDALPHARFCFDCKQREEDGKKEV, via the coding sequence ATGGCCAGTTCCGGCCCGACGGCGGCGCCGAACGCCGCGGGCGACGCGACGTCGCCCGCCACGTTCACGCCGCTCAGTACCAAGGAGATCGCCCACTTCGAGAAGCGCCTGCTCGAAGAGCGTAAGCGCGTGCTCAAGGAGCTCGGCCACCACGGAGAGACCTTCGGCGCGAACCCGCAGGAGGCGGGCGGCGACCTGAGTTCGTACTCGTTCCACATGGCCGACCAGGGCACCGACGCGATGGAGCGCGAGAAGGCCTTCCTCTTCGCGAGCCAGGAAGGCCGCTTCATGTGGCACATCGACGAGGCGCTGCGCCGGCTCTACCGCTCGCCCGAGACGTTCGGCCGCTGTCACTCGTGCGGCCGCAACATCGCGTACGAGCGTCTCGATGCGCTGCCCCACGCGCGCTTCTGCTTCGACTGCAAGCAGCGCGAAGAAGATGGGAAGAAGGAAGTCTGA
- the cheY_2 gene encoding chemotaxis protein CheY produces the protein MAHTVLVCDDALFMRAMVSDILQQAGYNVVGEATTGAEAVARYRDLSPDLVTMDIVMPDMGGVDAVRAIRAHDPAARVVMCSAMGQQALVVEAIQAGARDFVVKPFQPARVVEAAERALA, from the coding sequence ATGGCGCACACGGTCCTGGTTTGCGACGACGCCCTGTTCATGCGGGCGATGGTCAGCGACATCCTTCAGCAGGCGGGTTACAACGTGGTCGGCGAGGCGACGACCGGTGCCGAAGCCGTCGCCCGGTACCGCGACCTGAGCCCGGACCTCGTCACCATGGACATCGTCATGCCCGACATGGGCGGGGTGGACGCGGTGCGCGCGATCCGCGCGCACGACCCGGCCGCCCGCGTCGTGATGTGCAGCGCGATGGGTCAGCAGGCCCTCGTCGTGGAGGCGATTCAGGCCGGCGCACGCGACTTCGTCGTGAAGCCGTTCCAGCCGGCCCGCGTCGTCGAGGCCGCCGAGCGAGCCCTGGCCTGA
- a CDS encoding membrane protein, translating into MPAPDLSRALRDAFHVGWRDVLDVGVVGWLAYRLLRLVRGARAVQLVVALLVLVVGYGAAWALELTLLGSLLAALVRYLPFVVLVAFQPELRATVLQVTQPRATRLVRALEEDEVVDEIGDAVERLSRSSTGAIVALERDVSLGDVLDTGTALNAKVSGDLLATIFTPYSPLHDGAVVVRGDTIVGAGCILPLSQARVEDRSLGTRHRAALGLSEESDALVVVVSEETGTVSLAVDGRLRRSLAPAELRELLRGRGGRTSEYAGIPLAG; encoded by the coding sequence ATGCCGGCCCCGGACCTCTCCCGCGCGCTCCGCGACGCGTTCCACGTCGGGTGGCGCGACGTCCTCGACGTCGGGGTCGTCGGCTGGCTCGCGTACCGCCTGCTGCGCCTCGTCCGCGGAGCGCGCGCCGTGCAGCTCGTCGTCGCCTTGCTCGTCCTCGTCGTTGGTTACGGGGCGGCGTGGGCGCTCGAACTCACCCTGCTCGGCTCGCTCCTGGCGGCGCTCGTGCGGTACCTGCCGTTCGTCGTCCTCGTCGCGTTCCAGCCGGAGTTGCGCGCGACCGTCTTGCAGGTGACACAGCCGCGCGCGACGCGGCTCGTCCGCGCGCTCGAGGAAGACGAGGTGGTCGACGAGATCGGCGACGCCGTCGAACGCCTGAGCCGCTCGAGCACTGGCGCGATCGTCGCGCTCGAACGCGACGTGTCGCTCGGCGACGTGCTCGACACCGGCACCGCGCTGAACGCGAAGGTCTCCGGCGACCTCCTGGCGACGATCTTCACCCCGTACTCGCCGCTCCACGACGGGGCCGTCGTGGTGCGCGGCGACACGATCGTCGGCGCGGGCTGCATCCTCCCGCTCTCGCAGGCGCGCGTCGAGGACCGCTCGTTAGGCACGCGCCACCGCGCCGCGCTCGGCCTGAGCGAGGAGAGTGACGCGCTGGTCGTCGTCGTGAGCGAGGAGACCGGGACCGTGTCGCTCGCGGTCGACGGCCGCCTCCGCCGCTCCCTCGCGCCCGCCGAGCTCCGCGAGCTGCTGCGCGGCCGCGGCGGGCGTACGTCCGAGTACGCGGGGATCCCGCTGGCCGGTTGA